Proteins encoded by one window of Actinomycetota bacterium:
- a CDS encoding ATP-binding cassette domain-containing protein, protein MQVLTAVLLSLGNIGAYAILAVGIVMIYRASRVLNLAHGAMAMIPAYVVYTLNTQLRVPAAVAFVLGVASGGLLGYGVEKVFIRRLRAQSTTAQTVGTVAALGLLVAAAAKIWGTTGLPSVRMFPDGFVSVGQSSINYGEFGLFAVMLVVTGALFVLFTRTDIGLVMRGTAENRRAAALMGVNPDRVTALAWIIGGGLAGLSGILLASNTTNLHPYVLSFQALFGFVAALIAGMASLPGAVGGAAVVGIVLGLVPIAGAVGQLQGAPQLLLAVIAIAAMAYRGRSIVGGEDVRGAGAIARGNDTGPTLADLPGRRVLAVIGVFLFVAAPFKLSYALLGSTNRGAIFAIVAASLVMLTGWVGQISLGHAAFVGVGAYATGWFAQGFGIPFPLNLPLAALSGAVIALGLGAVAVRVRGLYLAVATLIFSWTASEFLFRQPWFTKHGSIDARPIGRPGTFPYFDFSDRRVFYFVAWAVAIATLYAASNLRNSKTGRAFFAVQGSEMAAASLGINVVRYKALAFSLSGAMAATAGNLVIVDARAIVPDQFFINVSLLLLSIAVVGGLASLGGAVASALVFASLDYLFFRIQALSGLLEVTSALLLAVVLLVYQGGLAAAGRRLVRLVCESARATAVLRLVDRATDQVLDDVAWLAGFMRDRWRIRLSRWGIEPPVPAAAAAGVGSVEVEGGEEPGRPGPFASLVRFVPRVSRAVTNGNGSPSLVHLEPERIEGRRDAPVVLRADEVTVRFGGLTAVDDVSLEVREGEIVGLIGPNGAGKSVTFNSVAGLVVPTAGRIWLHGTDVSELPVHERAAMGIARTFQAIQLFPQLSVFDNLLVATHLQNRTGWASHVVVSHPSIQAEREARQRVSEVVERLDLTEVADRRVGDLPFGVLRIVEVARALVTGFRFIMLDEPASGLDGTETEGLTEVLRRLRDEEGMTLLLIEHDVKMVTSVSDYMYVLDRGRMIAQGVPDVVKRDPQVIAAYLGKPVEEMVGVGS, encoded by the coding sequence ATGCAGGTCCTCACGGCGGTACTGCTGTCCCTGGGCAACATCGGGGCTTACGCGATCCTCGCCGTGGGGATCGTCATGATCTACCGCGCGTCCCGGGTGCTGAACCTGGCCCACGGGGCGATGGCGATGATCCCGGCCTACGTGGTCTACACGCTGAACACGCAGCTGCGGGTCCCTGCGGCGGTCGCGTTCGTGCTCGGGGTAGCGTCCGGGGGGCTGCTCGGGTACGGCGTCGAGAAGGTCTTCATCCGGCGCCTCAGGGCCCAGTCGACGACTGCCCAGACGGTCGGGACGGTGGCCGCGCTCGGTCTGCTGGTCGCGGCCGCCGCCAAGATCTGGGGGACGACCGGCCTCCCGTCCGTTCGCATGTTCCCCGATGGTTTCGTGAGCGTCGGACAGTCCTCGATCAACTACGGGGAGTTCGGTCTGTTCGCCGTCATGCTCGTCGTCACCGGCGCGCTCTTCGTATTGTTCACCCGGACCGATATCGGGCTCGTCATGCGCGGGACGGCGGAGAACCGCCGGGCCGCTGCGCTCATGGGGGTGAACCCGGACCGCGTCACCGCGCTGGCGTGGATCATCGGAGGGGGCCTGGCCGGGTTGTCCGGGATCCTCCTCGCCTCCAACACGACCAACCTCCATCCGTACGTCCTGTCGTTCCAGGCGCTCTTCGGGTTCGTCGCCGCGCTGATCGCCGGGATGGCCAGCCTGCCGGGCGCCGTCGGAGGCGCGGCGGTCGTCGGCATCGTGCTCGGCCTCGTCCCGATCGCGGGGGCGGTGGGGCAGCTCCAGGGGGCGCCTCAGCTCCTGCTGGCCGTGATCGCCATCGCCGCGATGGCCTACCGCGGCCGCAGCATCGTGGGCGGCGAGGACGTGCGGGGCGCAGGTGCGATCGCGCGGGGCAACGACACCGGCCCGACCCTCGCAGACCTCCCCGGACGACGTGTCCTCGCGGTGATCGGGGTGTTCCTGTTCGTCGCCGCGCCCTTCAAGCTCAGCTACGCGCTGCTCGGGTCCACGAACAGGGGTGCGATCTTCGCGATAGTGGCCGCCTCGCTCGTGATGCTGACGGGCTGGGTGGGCCAGATCTCGCTCGGACACGCGGCTTTCGTCGGCGTGGGAGCCTACGCCACCGGGTGGTTCGCACAGGGTTTCGGCATCCCCTTCCCGCTCAACCTCCCGCTCGCCGCTCTGTCCGGGGCGGTCATCGCGCTCGGTCTCGGGGCGGTCGCGGTGCGCGTACGCGGACTGTACCTCGCCGTGGCCACGCTGATCTTCTCCTGGACGGCGAGCGAGTTCCTCTTCCGTCAGCCGTGGTTCACGAAGCACGGCTCGATCGACGCGCGTCCCATCGGACGACCGGGCACCTTCCCGTACTTCGACTTCTCCGACCGGCGCGTCTTCTACTTCGTCGCCTGGGCCGTGGCCATCGCCACCCTCTACGCGGCGTCCAACCTCCGCAACTCGAAGACGGGACGAGCCTTCTTCGCGGTCCAGGGGTCGGAGATGGCCGCCGCGTCGCTCGGGATCAACGTGGTGCGCTACAAGGCTCTCGCGTTCAGCCTGTCCGGGGCGATGGCGGCCACCGCGGGGAACCTGGTCATCGTCGACGCCCGAGCTATCGTTCCCGACCAGTTCTTCATCAACGTGTCCCTGCTACTGCTCTCGATCGCCGTGGTGGGTGGATTGGCCAGCCTCGGGGGCGCGGTCGCCTCGGCTCTCGTGTTCGCATCGCTGGATTACCTGTTCTTCCGGATCCAGGCGCTGAGCGGGCTGCTCGAGGTCACGTCCGCCCTGCTGCTCGCCGTCGTCCTGCTCGTCTACCAGGGCGGTCTCGCGGCCGCCGGGCGCCGGCTCGTGCGGCTGGTCTGCGAGAGCGCCCGGGCCACCGCCGTCCTGCGGCTCGTGGACCGCGCGACCGACCAGGTCCTCGACGACGTGGCCTGGCTGGCCGGGTTCATGCGCGACCGATGGCGGATACGGCTGAGCAGATGGGGGATAGAACCCCCCGTGCCGGCCGCGGCCGCCGCGGGGGTGGGGTCCGTGGAGGTCGAGGGGGGCGAAGAGCCGGGGCGGCCCGGGCCATTCGCTTCGCTCGTCCGTTTCGTACCGCGCGTCTCCCGCGCCGTGACGAACGGCAACGGGAGCCCCTCCCTGGTGCACCTGGAGCCCGAGCGCATCGAGGGACGGCGGGATGCCCCCGTCGTCCTGCGAGCGGACGAGGTCACGGTCAGGTTCGGGGGCCTCACCGCCGTCGACGACGTCTCGCTCGAGGTGCGCGAGGGGGAGATCGTCGGGTTGATCGGTCCGAACGGCGCGGGCAAGTCGGTGACGTTCAACTCGGTGGCCGGGCTGGTCGTTCCGACGGCCGGGCGGATCTGGCTGCACGGCACCGACGTGAGCGAGCTACCCGTGCACGAGCGGGCGGCGATGGGGATCGCCCGCACCTTCCAGGCCATCCAGCTCTTCCCTCAGCTGTCCGTCTTCGACAACCTGCTCGTTGCGACCCACCTACAGAACCGGACCGGGTGGGCCTCCCACGTGGTCGTGAGCCACCCGTCGATCCAGGCCGAGCGCGAGGCCCGGCAGCGCGTGAGCGAGGTCGTCGAACGGCTCGACCTGACCGAGGTAGCCGACCGGCGCGTGGGGGACCTCCCGTTCGGGGTGCTTCGCATCGTGGAGGTGGCGCGAGCCCTCGTGACCGGGTTCCGGTTCATCATGCTCGACGAGCCCGCGTCCGGACTCGACGGCACGGAGACCGAGGGGCTGACCGAGGTGCTGCGACGGCTGCGCGACGAGGAGGGCATGACGCTCCTGTTGATCGAGCACGACGTGAAGATGGTGACCTCGGTCAGCGACTACATGTACGTGCTCGACCGTGGGCGGATGATCGCCCAGGGGGTGCCGGACGTCGTGAAGCGCGACCCGCAGGTGATCGCCGCCTAC